Proteins encoded together in one Hymenobacter monticola window:
- a CDS encoding sialate O-acetylesterase — MNTKAFLFLVFLPFLTHAQLRLPSLFTDNMVLQQQAECAVWGWAKAGNTITVSPSWSKQKYTAQADAAGKWRLKVKTPAASYTPYTLSISGDGPVVQLKNVLVGEVWLCGGQSNMEMPMKGFKGQPVLGSNEAILHSRNEQLRLYNVPRSSVTEPQENSKPSPWRLAEPEAVSNFSATAYYFGRLVQEQLQVPVGLLHCSYSGSFIEAWMDAENLRQFAGVKVPAKGDTIKLVSRTATTLYNGMLHPIEGYGIKGAIWYQGESNYDRADEYAQLFAAMVKQWRTKWGLGDFPFYFAQIAPFDYTRTSKNKGGKYNSAFIRDTQRKLPDQVPNTGMAVLLDVGEETSIHPMRKEPGGTRLALLALAQTYGRKGFGALSPTYESLTIKDNTATVRFKNSPMGMTTFGQELTGFEIAGADQKWYPAKASISGSSINVSAEAVKAPVAVRYAFQDFTKATLFSNEGLPVSSFRTDDWAQ; from the coding sequence ATGAACACAAAAGCCTTTCTATTCCTCGTCTTCCTCCCCTTCCTCACCCACGCCCAGCTCCGCCTGCCTTCCCTCTTCACCGACAACATGGTGCTGCAGCAGCAGGCTGAATGCGCTGTGTGGGGCTGGGCCAAAGCCGGCAACACCATCACCGTCAGCCCCTCGTGGAGCAAGCAGAAATACACCGCCCAGGCCGACGCGGCCGGCAAGTGGCGGCTGAAGGTGAAAACGCCGGCCGCGAGCTACACTCCCTACACGCTGAGCATCAGCGGCGACGGGCCGGTCGTGCAGCTCAAAAACGTGCTGGTGGGCGAAGTGTGGCTGTGTGGTGGGCAGTCGAACATGGAGATGCCGATGAAGGGCTTCAAAGGTCAGCCCGTGCTGGGCTCGAACGAGGCCATTCTGCACTCCCGTAACGAGCAGCTGCGCCTCTACAACGTGCCCCGCTCCTCGGTAACTGAGCCCCAGGAAAACAGCAAGCCCTCGCCTTGGCGCCTGGCCGAGCCCGAGGCCGTGAGCAACTTCAGCGCCACGGCCTACTACTTCGGGCGGCTGGTGCAGGAGCAGCTGCAGGTGCCGGTGGGCCTGCTGCACTGCAGCTACAGCGGCTCCTTCATCGAAGCCTGGATGGACGCGGAGAACCTGCGGCAGTTTGCCGGCGTGAAGGTTCCGGCCAAAGGCGACACCATCAAGCTGGTGAGTCGCACGGCCACCACGCTCTACAACGGTATGCTGCACCCCATCGAGGGTTACGGCATTAAGGGCGCCATCTGGTACCAGGGCGAGTCGAACTACGACCGGGCCGACGAGTACGCGCAGCTGTTTGCCGCCATGGTGAAGCAGTGGCGCACGAAGTGGGGCCTGGGCGACTTCCCGTTCTACTTCGCCCAGATTGCGCCCTTCGACTACACCCGTACCTCCAAAAACAAGGGCGGTAAGTACAACTCGGCCTTTATCCGCGACACGCAGCGCAAGCTGCCGGACCAGGTGCCCAATACCGGCATGGCCGTGCTGCTCGACGTGGGCGAGGAAACCAGCATCCACCCCATGCGCAAGGAGCCCGGCGGCACCCGCTTGGCCCTGCTGGCCCTGGCCCAAACCTACGGCCGCAAAGGCTTCGGCGCCCTCAGCCCGACGTATGAGTCGTTGACTATAAAAGACAACACCGCCACCGTGCGCTTCAAGAATTCGCCCATGGGAATGACAACCTTCGGCCAAGAGCTGACCGGTTTCGAAATAGCCGGCGCCGACCAGAAATGGTACCCGGCCAAAGCCAGCATCAGCGGCAGCAGTATCAACGTTTCGGCCGAGGCGGTGAAGGCGCCCGTGGCGGTGCGCTACGCGTTCCAGGACTTCACCAAGGCCACGCTGTTCAGCAACGAGGGCCTGCCGGTGTCGTCGTTCCGCACGGATGATTGGGCGCAATGA